Proteins from a genomic interval of Halobacteria archaeon AArc-dxtr1:
- a CDS encoding DUF3883 domain-containing protein, which produces MSSTTEKWEFENAPPESKEVAQEILERVQERQQHLKAETPTDQQQKLRRMSDEILKNLDDASQVVPELLQNADDVGGECTAATLRLTEEEFNIENHKEPMTADQVAALGEFTASTKHDLSYIGHFGIGFKTIFSVTDNPQIETGYFAFQYDRDDPELPQKQPGDDLPFEGTKVRLPFKPDLPDTRRKALKSKLESIERLLPFLNNLETIRVEVEGETTTYERRETQKNVHEVRKSSPNSDESSSIDRYRLFTTVLDSDKETLEMIAKERDFETADLNDRSIELTVSIAIPVDESGRPISHSDSRLFCYFPASQTTGLPFDVQADFLLKSNRQQIRPGHPLNDRFLRAAGEILDTAITTFHAEQVASETILELIPDPNPAQDRPAYLTPLLDHAYTQIEGQAIVPNESGDLFQPKEIVILPEALRSVLPLQEFANAYGDVDAHPTPDLGNEIYDRLCALDGTTDLSVAETLEQLQDMVVLDDLTIPEIIKLLGAIEEYLSGNSFSRYPSTEERKEIKRIESALRSLAIFPFQGGDEPGVREALTDVGDNIYLPAQQNESAYEPFYEDLDLLSGEFVAELESTQTVSKSTAGRAKDLLSERLGIDSLQHRDIVRNVINEAYSEPEAHRNELLDDYLRYIKKRSGTLTEIAKIQLRTEDGEYARPEDLYLPSEYNEGRYDSSLVLGTLTSKTPVTPSYIDGDDTGGGVDGGEQSWREFLAELGVQDCIHVHKNPKHCNRVTFDSEEEIQDFLDEHDDEGTAIRIDTDLAPYNGRGCSWMKRENAQHGLVDYALDEEVTQAFRDATETNTGFGREFARMLDTYWEDTYSDCFYRDYCYSIPNNGYEVKTEDSACPTTFGQLLRSVSWLPGGDGELHRPAHLFQRNSVTEEADVTHIAEVIESVSADLLNTLGVRDDVGITEHQIGIERLVESRKERDADELNREIRSHLHSLAKQIKTAPEGKRNEVIDRLRECAFIYIPNADPAFRTPAEVTWSGDLGDYVVPIKDEYRGFQDLFVDIFDIGIDPALETYIEFLAQADDDAWSTVEEAWRSIVNQVAHNESIDRELDDIANELAAADALPNANEELVQYDDIEFVARGPGFTEMLPNKIAAKVVFPWYDARYSRGKAINRLVAVLDAEPLETALTQEVAYPEYEIGGECLYNEFKESLDVGYSVLESREQGAAADLLASTSMYTVQRPSRVACNYYLNGRRAVSNHEETIFIDEDAEHVLLANEDVAQLDLIDSLAASLDLTGADKNRYTQLSKGAIGKPEGLIEAYLDGEAIQHSSIVDDYPALSQSHSSPQTTPDENSVKDTQNANQNDGDNSEAGTSNDRQGSEPQPTSSLNQSKKPSSTNDRATGSGLSSSLPESHSSTNGRTGEKRSSLRQSQGADSTSSQTERDGNPSSSGDSTRTKQAHTSNSKNKPRNHRKTTAKAKQNGSHGGWPGGGGGQANEIGDEGEAFAMTHLKRVITDYFDSEPTVDESSSVIKLSGKYDCERCNVKIRDVSRERGRGYDIHVGGAALVWNGDTLAVESIGDGLEACIEVKATKRQDRQFGMTRHEHQVAQKEHGNYFVVRVINALDDPSVTTVFDDIPEVEEAEGERLTVVPSRFIVKF; this is translated from the coding sequence ATGAGCAGTACGACGGAAAAGTGGGAGTTCGAAAATGCCCCTCCAGAATCCAAGGAAGTGGCCCAAGAGATTCTCGAACGGGTTCAGGAACGCCAACAGCATCTGAAAGCGGAGACGCCGACGGACCAACAGCAGAAGCTACGGCGGATGAGTGATGAGATCTTGAAGAATCTTGATGATGCCTCCCAAGTCGTCCCTGAACTCCTCCAGAATGCTGATGACGTCGGTGGTGAATGTACTGCAGCCACACTTCGCCTCACGGAGGAGGAGTTCAACATCGAGAATCACAAGGAGCCGATGACGGCTGACCAAGTCGCCGCACTCGGCGAGTTTACAGCAAGTACGAAGCACGACCTCTCGTATATTGGCCACTTCGGAATTGGATTCAAGACGATTTTCAGCGTCACCGACAATCCACAAATTGAGACAGGCTATTTCGCGTTCCAGTATGACAGGGATGACCCGGAACTGCCTCAAAAACAACCCGGTGACGACCTCCCGTTCGAGGGAACCAAGGTTCGACTTCCGTTCAAACCGGACCTCCCAGATACACGCAGGAAGGCACTCAAATCAAAGCTGGAATCGATCGAACGGTTACTCCCATTCCTGAACAATCTAGAAACGATTCGTGTCGAGGTTGAGGGGGAGACGACTACTTACGAACGCAGGGAGACCCAGAAGAACGTCCACGAGGTACGGAAATCCTCACCAAATAGTGATGAGTCTTCGAGTATCGATCGGTATCGGCTGTTTACTACCGTTTTAGACTCCGATAAGGAGACACTCGAGATGATCGCCAAGGAACGTGATTTTGAAACGGCGGATCTCAACGACCGATCCATTGAACTTACAGTGTCTATCGCGATCCCTGTCGACGAGTCAGGAAGACCGATATCCCATTCTGATAGCCGACTCTTCTGTTATTTCCCCGCGAGTCAAACGACTGGATTGCCGTTCGATGTGCAGGCGGATTTCCTCTTGAAGTCTAACCGCCAACAGATTCGGCCGGGACATCCACTGAATGACCGATTCCTGAGAGCTGCAGGCGAGATACTCGACACTGCAATTACCACGTTCCATGCCGAACAGGTCGCCTCAGAGACGATCCTCGAACTTATTCCGGACCCAAATCCGGCGCAAGATCGCCCTGCATATCTCACTCCGCTTCTTGACCATGCCTACACGCAGATAGAGGGGCAGGCAATCGTCCCGAATGAGTCGGGGGACCTCTTTCAGCCAAAAGAGATCGTCATTCTACCGGAGGCACTACGGTCGGTACTTCCGTTACAGGAGTTCGCGAATGCATATGGGGATGTCGACGCTCATCCGACTCCCGACCTAGGTAACGAGATTTACGACCGACTCTGTGCTCTCGATGGGACGACAGACCTCTCTGTTGCCGAGACGCTCGAACAACTTCAGGATATGGTCGTCCTCGATGACCTAACAATTCCAGAGATTATCAAATTGCTAGGGGCAATCGAGGAATATCTTAGTGGGAATTCGTTTTCGAGATATCCGTCTACCGAGGAGAGAAAGGAAATCAAGCGCATCGAGTCAGCACTCCGATCACTTGCAATCTTCCCGTTCCAAGGTGGAGATGAACCGGGTGTCCGGGAAGCACTAACGGATGTTGGAGACAACATCTACCTTCCAGCGCAACAGAACGAATCTGCATACGAACCATTCTATGAGGATCTTGACCTACTGAGTGGCGAGTTCGTAGCGGAGTTGGAATCGACCCAGACGGTCTCTAAATCCACAGCCGGACGTGCAAAGGATCTCCTTTCGGAGCGGTTGGGAATCGATTCCCTCCAACACAGGGATATTGTACGTAATGTCATCAATGAGGCATACTCGGAGCCAGAAGCCCACCGAAATGAGCTTCTGGATGACTATCTCAGATACATCAAGAAACGATCCGGAACCCTAACCGAGATCGCAAAGATTCAGCTCAGAACAGAGGATGGCGAATACGCACGACCAGAGGACCTCTATCTCCCCTCGGAGTATAACGAAGGCCGTTACGATTCAAGTCTTGTCTTAGGCACGCTCACCTCTAAAACACCGGTAACGCCCTCGTATATCGATGGTGACGACACCGGCGGTGGCGTGGATGGCGGTGAACAATCTTGGCGTGAGTTTCTTGCAGAACTTGGTGTCCAAGACTGCATTCACGTCCATAAGAACCCTAAACACTGCAATAGAGTTACCTTTGATTCTGAGGAGGAGATCCAGGATTTCCTCGACGAGCATGACGATGAGGGCACAGCTATTCGAATCGATACCGATCTAGCGCCCTACAATGGCCGAGGATGCAGTTGGATGAAACGAGAGAATGCCCAGCATGGACTCGTCGACTACGCCTTGGACGAGGAGGTTACACAAGCGTTCAGAGACGCAACCGAGACAAACACTGGATTTGGTCGGGAGTTCGCCCGAATGCTCGATACGTACTGGGAAGACACCTACAGCGATTGCTTCTATCGCGACTACTGCTATTCTATTCCAAATAACGGGTATGAGGTAAAAACTGAGGACAGTGCATGCCCGACGACGTTTGGGCAGCTACTTCGATCCGTCTCATGGCTTCCGGGAGGCGATGGAGAACTCCATCGACCAGCTCATCTATTTCAACGGAATTCTGTCACCGAGGAGGCTGACGTGACTCACATTGCCGAAGTAATCGAATCTGTTTCGGCGGATCTTCTCAATACACTTGGAGTTCGTGATGATGTCGGCATTACGGAGCACCAAATCGGTATTGAAAGACTGGTCGAGTCTCGCAAGGAACGTGATGCCGACGAATTGAACCGGGAGATTCGCTCCCACCTGCACTCGCTTGCGAAGCAGATCAAGACCGCACCCGAAGGAAAGCGAAACGAGGTAATTGATCGTCTTCGAGAGTGCGCATTTATCTACATCCCAAATGCCGATCCTGCGTTCCGAACACCCGCTGAGGTCACATGGAGTGGGGACTTAGGCGACTATGTCGTCCCGATTAAAGACGAGTATCGAGGATTCCAGGACCTCTTCGTCGACATTTTCGATATCGGAATTGACCCTGCACTGGAAACGTATATCGAGTTTCTCGCACAGGCAGATGACGACGCGTGGAGCACCGTCGAAGAGGCATGGCGATCTATCGTGAATCAAGTCGCTCACAACGAGTCAATAGACCGCGAGCTAGACGACATCGCCAATGAGCTTGCTGCAGCCGATGCACTTCCGAATGCTAACGAGGAACTTGTCCAGTACGACGACATTGAATTCGTTGCGCGAGGACCAGGGTTTACAGAAATGCTACCGAATAAAATCGCGGCAAAAGTAGTCTTCCCGTGGTATGACGCTCGATACAGCCGTGGGAAAGCTATCAATCGGTTAGTGGCGGTTCTCGATGCTGAACCACTTGAGACAGCTCTGACACAGGAGGTCGCATATCCGGAATACGAAATCGGTGGTGAGTGCCTATATAACGAATTTAAGGAGTCTCTCGATGTTGGCTACAGCGTTCTAGAATCCAGGGAACAAGGAGCCGCAGCGGATCTACTCGCATCGACTTCCATGTACACGGTTCAACGTCCATCACGTGTTGCATGTAATTACTATCTCAATGGGCGGCGAGCAGTCTCAAATCACGAAGAAACGATTTTCATCGATGAAGATGCCGAGCATGTGCTCCTTGCGAACGAGGACGTCGCACAGCTCGATCTCATCGATTCGCTGGCCGCCTCTCTCGACCTCACTGGTGCCGACAAAAATCGGTATACTCAGTTATCCAAGGGGGCGATCGGTAAACCAGAAGGACTCATCGAAGCCTATCTCGACGGAGAAGCGATTCAACATTCTTCGATTGTGGATGATTATCCAGCACTCTCTCAGAGTCATAGCTCCCCCCAAACTACGCCTGATGAGAACAGTGTGAAGGATACGCAGAATGCCAACCAGAATGATGGAGATAATTCAGAAGCCGGAACAAGCAATGATAGACAAGGTTCTGAGCCACAACCAACCAGTTCTCTGAACCAATCCAAGAAGCCGAGTTCGACAAACGATCGAGCAACTGGTTCGGGACTGTCTTCCAGTTTGCCGGAATCACATTCCTCCACGAACGGAAGAACAGGAGAAAAGAGGTCGTCTCTGCGCCAGTCTCAGGGAGCGGACTCGACTTCATCTCAGACTGAACGAGACGGGAATCCATCGTCATCGGGTGACTCAACTCGTACAAAACAAGCCCATACAAGTAATTCGAAGAACAAGCCCAGAAACCACCGAAAAACCACGGCAAAGGCAAAACAGAACGGATCCCATGGCGGGTGGCCCGGTGGAGGTGGGGGACAAGCCAACGAAATTGGAGATGAGGGTGAGGCCTTTGCGATGACTCATTTGAAAAGGGTCATTACGGACTATTTCGACTCCGAACCAACAGTCGACGAATCATCGTCCGTCATCAAACTCTCAGGCAAGTACGATTGCGAGCGATGTAACGTCAAGATTCGTGATGTATCGCGCGAGCGCGGGCGTGGCTATGATATTCACGTTGGTGGTGCTGCTCTTGTCTGGAATGGGGACACTCTCGCAGTAGAATCAATTGGCGACGGCTTAGAGGCTTGTATCGAAGTGAAGGCAACGAAACGACAGGACCGCCAGTTTGGAATGACAAGGCATGAGCATCAGGTCGCCCAGAAAGAGCATGGCAATTATTTCGTCGTTCGAGTCATCAATGCGCTGGATGATCCAAGCGTCACAACGGTTTTCGATGATATTCCGGAAGTTGAAGAGGCTGAGGGCGAGCGGCTAACTGTTGTTCCCTCCAGATTCATCGTCAAGTTCTGA
- a CDS encoding zinc ribbon domain-containing protein: protein MPYCPNCGSQVKAVHHYCGSCGQVLSEIAESESDPPMAVDREGFLSLRSLSYVNELLKGERELDHDSVSYTQLSREVSAAFADFARLAMVNDLDLLHLWAARSNTDSLSMSVDNMNSNQFRDWLAAIGLGRTLQMYDDALHTEFEDEFNDRLQKLIDFVNEELDEEDISE, encoded by the coding sequence ATGCCCTACTGCCCGAATTGTGGTAGCCAAGTCAAGGCGGTCCACCATTACTGCGGATCCTGTGGACAGGTGCTGTCCGAGATTGCAGAGTCAGAGAGCGATCCACCGATGGCGGTCGATAGGGAAGGATTCCTGTCACTGCGATCGCTCTCATACGTCAATGAGCTACTGAAGGGAGAGCGAGAACTTGATCATGATTCTGTGTCCTACACGCAGTTATCCCGAGAGGTGAGTGCTGCGTTTGCGGATTTCGCTCGTCTTGCAATGGTCAATGATCTCGATCTGCTTCATCTCTGGGCAGCCAGATCGAACACGGATTCGTTGAGTATGTCCGTCGACAACATGAACAGCAATCAGTTCCGAGACTGGCTCGCTGCGATTGGGTTAGGGCGAACTCTTCAGATGTACGATGACGCACTCCACACTGAGTTTGAGGATGAGTTCAACGACCGACTGCAGAAACTGATCGACTTTGTGAATGAAGAACTCGACGAAGAGGATATTTCTGAATAG
- a CDS encoding transferase → MIEALPDPGTQAGLALYIGATALLTLLVKWGWDRWRAEDVEEVELADLLEETTVEDGLEEGQILDHIAEHHQHVVAPAAIEWDTRTARVGDQWTSTLYVADYPDYPKDGYLTELFELTDVEFDLTVHITPKSQQQARDELQRVADDLQADADLESTVRGSYLQERANEALSTYKSVENGSRVFEQGMFITVRAESRDELRDAVRTVRSRLREQPAGLSPKTAICKQDLAIQAAAPIGPNPFDREATALGGAVGALLASPHNATILEDGGVEFGVHWKNQSPVVIDPFARENGYAMFTIGDPGSGKSFGSKQNFIRSIEQSEDRIGIILEPLNNWAGVAEALGGERITIGGEMGLNPLEIKPTPERVQRAMGKDASPYREKLDSVMSFLSNYFALRGITLGDRRTTLETAIERAYSRNGITDDIATHHNESPTMRDVLDILEEMVETPTEYVVRTDEEATKIGEDATWLIDQLRPFAEDGRYENLGRETEFDIRDEKVIYLDLAQQEGSLGGSTSLIMQLLISLVYERAKETDKEVVFVIDEARYIMQDAASLEYLEIVFRHHRHHNLSIRLVTQTVDEFFQHPESEAIIDQCAIKQFHHLDGMDREWANEFGLNSAQMRFVQEAVPGNDRTGYSEALVGVDGEWRGIEVRAMEDETAVIDFDPKSQSQAELPGRSADTPTGRSMNTDPATSHQISTPPQTDGGEHGGESDYE, encoded by the coding sequence ATGATCGAGGCACTCCCTGATCCAGGGACACAGGCTGGGCTTGCCCTCTACATCGGTGCAACGGCATTGCTCACACTTCTCGTGAAGTGGGGATGGGATCGTTGGCGAGCTGAAGACGTCGAAGAAGTCGAACTTGCAGATCTCCTCGAGGAGACGACCGTCGAAGACGGCCTCGAAGAGGGTCAGATCCTCGACCACATCGCCGAACACCATCAACACGTCGTGGCGCCGGCGGCGATCGAGTGGGATACACGTACCGCTCGCGTCGGCGATCAGTGGACGTCCACGCTTTACGTCGCGGATTATCCGGATTACCCGAAAGACGGCTATCTGACCGAACTCTTCGAGCTCACGGACGTTGAGTTCGATCTGACGGTCCATATCACTCCGAAGAGCCAGCAACAAGCTCGAGACGAACTCCAGCGAGTGGCCGACGACCTTCAGGCCGATGCTGACCTCGAGAGTACTGTTCGCGGGAGCTATCTTCAGGAGCGAGCCAACGAGGCGCTCTCGACGTACAAGAGCGTCGAGAACGGGAGTCGGGTGTTCGAGCAAGGCATGTTCATCACTGTTCGAGCGGAGTCACGTGACGAACTTCGTGACGCCGTCCGGACGGTTCGGAGCCGGCTTCGTGAACAACCCGCTGGGCTCTCGCCGAAGACAGCAATTTGCAAACAAGACCTCGCCATCCAGGCTGCAGCCCCAATCGGTCCCAACCCGTTTGACCGGGAGGCCACAGCACTCGGTGGTGCGGTCGGTGCGTTGCTCGCGTCGCCACACAACGCCACGATCCTTGAGGACGGCGGCGTCGAGTTCGGCGTTCACTGGAAGAACCAGAGTCCGGTCGTCATCGATCCGTTCGCTCGAGAGAACGGCTATGCGATGTTCACGATCGGTGACCCAGGCTCTGGGAAATCGTTCGGCTCGAAGCAGAACTTCATCCGCTCGATCGAACAAAGTGAGGATCGTATTGGAATCATCCTCGAGCCGCTGAACAACTGGGCCGGTGTCGCTGAAGCCCTCGGTGGTGAGCGAATCACGATCGGCGGGGAGATGGGTCTGAACCCACTTGAAATCAAGCCGACTCCCGAGCGTGTGCAGCGGGCGATGGGCAAGGACGCCAGTCCGTATCGTGAAAAGCTCGATAGCGTGATGAGCTTCCTCTCGAACTATTTCGCGCTCCGAGGAATCACACTTGGTGACCGCCGGACAACGTTGGAGACCGCGATCGAGCGTGCCTATTCACGCAACGGGATCACCGACGATATCGCGACTCATCACAACGAGAGCCCGACGATGCGGGATGTCCTCGATATCCTCGAGGAGATGGTCGAGACACCGACGGAGTATGTCGTACGGACGGATGAGGAAGCGACGAAGATTGGCGAAGACGCGACGTGGCTTATCGATCAGCTGCGACCGTTCGCAGAAGACGGCCGGTACGAGAATCTAGGCCGAGAGACCGAATTCGATATCCGCGACGAGAAGGTGATCTATCTCGACCTCGCCCAGCAGGAGGGCAGTCTCGGTGGGAGCACGAGTCTCATCATGCAGTTGCTGATCTCGTTAGTCTACGAGCGCGCAAAGGAGACGGACAAAGAGGTCGTCTTCGTCATCGACGAGGCACGCTACATCATGCAGGATGCGGCGAGTCTCGAGTACCTCGAGATTGTCTTCCGACATCATCGTCACCACAACCTCTCGATCCGACTCGTTACCCAGACTGTCGACGAGTTCTTCCAGCATCCAGAGTCCGAGGCGATCATCGACCAATGTGCGATCAAGCAGTTCCACCATCTCGATGGAATGGACCGCGAATGGGCCAACGAGTTTGGCCTCAATTCGGCACAGATGCGCTTCGTCCAGGAAGCTGTTCCCGGCAATGACCGGACGGGCTATTCGGAGGCGCTCGTCGGCGTCGACGGTGAGTGGCGGGGAATCGAAGTTCGAGCGATGGAAGACGAGACGGCAGTGATCGACTTCGATCCAAAATCCCAGTCACAGGCTGAGTTGCCAGGCCGTTCAGCAGACACACCTACAGGGCGATCTATGAATACTGATCCAGCAACCTCACACCAAATATCAACTCCACCACAGACTGATGGCGGTGAGCACGGAGGTGAGTCGGATTATGAGTAA